TTTTTTCGGCTAGTTGTGCAATGGTCCAACCGCACTTTTTGCGAGCCTCACGCAACATTCGACCCAGTTGCTCGGCCGCTGATTCCGCTTGAGCTTCATCATTTGTGTTGTTCTGTGTAGTGTTCATTGTGTGTATTGTATCACATCATCACATTAATCTATGCTTGAGCCACTACGCAAAGTAGTACATTGACAAACAACCAGGGGGACAGAATGCCCAAGCTCAGGAAATCCCTATCCATCGTCGGCGTTGCCTTCTTGTCGGCGACTGGCATAGCCACGGTCGGCACTGTCACAGAGACTGCGACTAAGGCCGAGGCCGTTCAGCTCTACAGCGTTTACACGCCAGACAACCACAGCACCTACGTCCAAGGCTGGGCCAACATCAACACCAGCTGCCCCTACTACCAGTGCCAGGTTTACCTGAAGATCGAACGCAGCTCATACTCAGGTTGGCGCTACCTCAATGGCAACTGGGTCAATTGGCGCAACTCTTGGGTCTCGATGACCGCCGGCAAGCTGCGCGGTTGCTATAACTACCGCACCACCATCGAGATCTACGAATGGTCGATTGGACCCATCGGCGGCGGTGTCAACATCGGCCCAGTCGGCGTCAACGCCAGTGGTCAGACCATCTACGACTACAAGTTCGGCCCGTGGTCGAGCGGCTACCGGAGGGTCTGCTACTAGGCCGCTCTGGAGCCAAGAACAAATCCCCGGCGGGAGAGCGCAAGCTCTCTTGCCGGGGCGCTTCATTTATTAAGTAAAACGGCCAGCTCGCCTCCGCATGGAGGTTTGCTGGCCGCTGGCGTACTGGACGGGGACTCACATCGCCTTGTCCTGACTCGTGGCGCTAGTAATGCTTCTTGACGAGGTAGGAGATGTGGAAGCCGAGTTGGAAGGAACTGAAGAGCAAGAATGCGAACGACGCGGGAGCTATTGCGAAACCTAGTTGAAAATATCCCTGCGTCATGACGTATATGCCGAAGATGAAGCACATCGCGCCGATGTACGCAAAGAGCATGAAAACCGCAACGGGCAGGTTGATGTACCTCGGGATGTACTCCTCAGCCTTCTCTGACTCAGGTGTGGTTGCGGTGCTAGCCTCGGGTGTCACCGGGCCTCCTTTAGTAAGAACTTCGGTCGCTTCCAGAACTGTAGACGATTATTCCACTCTAGACTATATTTGTAAAGTAAACCCCCCGGCCGTAGCCGGGGGGTTGTGTGCTAACGCTCGCAGCCAAGCCCAGGGATCTGAGACGAACAGGCTGACTCGTTTACTAGTTCCGCCCTCTGCTTCTCCCAATCCTCGCGCCACAACTCCGTGAACACGTGGTCTCGCCAGGCACCATCGCGGAAGTATTCGGCCCGCAACCGGCCAGTTTCATGGAAACCCGCCCGTTCTTGGGCCCGCTGGCTGGCACCGTTGCCATCGATGTAACCGCCCTTGATCTTTCTAAGTGGCAAGTGGGTAAAGAGGTAGTCGCGGGCAAGTTGACCAGCCTCCTTCATCAACTTGAGTCCCCAAACGGATCGATCGCCTAGCATTGCGCCTAATTCGCCGGTTCCCCGATCCCAGTTGATGCCCATGCCAATGTTGCCGACCAGCCGCTCATCAAATTCGATGCCCCACAAAACCGTATTCGGGTTAGTGGACTCTTTCTTAAGCCACTCTAGTTCCTGCTCCAGAGTAATGGGCATGACACTGCCCATGAATCGAGTGACTACGGGATCGCACAGGAAGGAGACGAAAATCTCCGCTTCTTCCTCGCGTATGGGCCGTAGCGTCACTCGATCGCCTTTAAGGGTTGGGCCTAGCACATTTCCCCCTTTATTGGGTACAGACCTAACGGTTGTTAGGCCAGAAAAACCTCCGAAATGCGCACTTTAATCAAAAAGCCTCCTTTCGGAGGCTTGTCTAGTCCAAAAAATCGCTAATTCTTAACTATCAACAAGCCCCACGTCAAATTCCCGGCCACTCCACTTAGTGTCCAGTACGGTCGGAATATTAAACTTGTTGCTATGTTGATTCATAGTTTGTCTATTAAAGCTCATAATGGTTACGGTGTCAACTGATGAGATTGACATTATGAATGTATTAGTGTATTATTAGTTTATTGTCTAGTTGAGGGGGTTAGCAATGTACAGCTTTCAAGTACAACGCGAGGAGACGGCCGACGGGCACACCGTCCGTGTCTACCTAATGGAAGAGACGGACAGCGGCCTGGTGTTGCCTGTGGAGGTCTGGTCACGGAGCAGATTGGGCGTTAGCAGTCTGCAATACAAC
This genomic window from Candidatus Saccharimonadales bacterium contains:
- a CDS encoding GNAT family protein — translated: MLGPTLKGDRVTLRPIREEEAEIFVSFLCDPVVTRFMGSVMPITLEQELEWLKKESTNPNTVLWGIEFDERLVGNIGMGINWDRGTGELGAMLGDRSVWGLKLMKEAGQLARDYLFTHLPLRKIKGGYIDGNGASQRAQERAGFHETGRLRAEYFRDGAWRDHVFTELWREDWEKQRAELVNESACSSQIPGLGCER